One region of Hymenobacter sediminicola genomic DNA includes:
- a CDS encoding alpha/beta fold hydrolase, translating to MSYIKAGQDANGQEIKLHYTDQGKGAPVVLIHGWPQSHEAWTYQLGELPKHGLRVVAYTRRGFGNSSKPFEGYDYDTLADDLKAVLDTLDLQNVTLVGFSMGGGEVARYMSRHGGARVAKVVFVSAVTPYLLKTDNNPDGVDKSVFDDIQKNIAKDRFDFLQTFGKQFYGEGPLSNPVSKGVLDWSFGMASLGSHQATVACGHAFAETDFRRDLEGISVPALVIHGEDDKTVPIKNSGDRMNQHLKHATYITYDGAPHGLFITEKDKLNRDLIDFATSGTVRSGENS from the coding sequence ATGAGCTACATCAAGGCAGGCCAAGACGCTAATGGCCAAGAAATCAAACTACACTACACTGACCAAGGCAAAGGCGCGCCTGTAGTCCTGATCCATGGCTGGCCCCAGAGCCACGAAGCCTGGACCTACCAACTCGGTGAGCTACCGAAACATGGTCTGCGTGTGGTAGCATACACCCGGCGCGGATTCGGCAACTCGTCGAAGCCGTTTGAAGGCTATGACTACGACACGCTGGCCGACGACCTGAAAGCCGTGCTCGATACGCTGGACCTGCAGAACGTGACGCTGGTGGGCTTCTCGATGGGTGGCGGCGAAGTAGCCCGCTATATGAGCCGCCACGGCGGAGCCCGCGTGGCCAAAGTGGTATTTGTATCAGCCGTGACGCCTTATCTACTCAAAACCGATAACAACCCCGACGGTGTAGATAAGTCGGTTTTCGATGACATCCAGAAAAACATAGCCAAGGACCGGTTCGATTTCCTGCAAACCTTCGGCAAGCAGTTTTATGGCGAAGGCCCCCTGAGCAACCCCGTCAGCAAGGGTGTCCTGGATTGGTCGTTTGGTATGGCTTCACTCGGCTCGCACCAAGCAACAGTAGCCTGCGGCCATGCGTTTGCCGAAACCGACTTCCGCCGCGACCTGGAAGGTATCAGCGTGCCCGCCCTCGTTATTCATGGTGAAGACGACAAAACAGTGCCCATCAAGAACAGTGGCGACCGAATGAACCAGCACCTGAAGCACGCCACCTATATCACTTATGATGGTGCGCCACATGGCCTGTTCATCACCGAAAAAGACAAGCTCAACCGCGACCTGATTGACTTTGCAACCAGTGGCACCGTCAGGAGCGGCGAGAATAGCTAG
- the smpB gene encoding SsrA-binding protein SmpB has product MASKKDDAPKRINIQNRRASHEYVFLAKYDAGIMLQGTEIKSIREGSVQLQDGFCTFHSDGSLWLNQVTIAKYTEGTYNNHEPMRARKLLLNKRELKQLANKNQEQGLTIIPIRMFVSDRGFAKVEIALGKGKKLFDKRDDLKAKDQKREMDRARDY; this is encoded by the coding sequence ATGGCTTCCAAAAAAGACGACGCGCCCAAGCGCATCAATATTCAGAACCGCCGCGCCAGCCACGAATATGTGTTCTTGGCCAAGTATGACGCGGGCATCATGCTGCAGGGCACCGAAATCAAGAGCATCCGGGAAGGCAGCGTGCAGCTGCAGGATGGCTTCTGCACCTTCCATTCCGACGGCAGCCTGTGGCTCAATCAGGTAACCATTGCCAAATACACCGAAGGGACATACAACAACCACGAACCCATGCGGGCCCGCAAGCTGCTGCTCAACAAGCGGGAACTAAAGCAATTGGCCAACAAAAACCAGGAGCAGGGCCTCACCATCATCCCGATCCGCATGTTCGTCAGTGACCGGGGCTTCGCCAAGGTGGAAATTGCGCTGGGCAAAGGCAAAAAGCTATTCGACAAGCGCGACGACCTGAAAGCCAAAGACCAGAAGCGCGAAATGGACCGTGCCCGCGACTATTAG
- the tsaD gene encoding tRNA (adenosine(37)-N6)-threonylcarbamoyltransferase complex transferase subunit TsaD translates to MHHPTILAIESSCDDTSAAVLVNGEIRANVVATQQVHEQYGGVVPELASRAHQQHLIPVVNAALQKAGVARHDLDAIAFTQGPGLLGSLLVGGMFAKTLALALGKPLIAVNHMRAHILAHFIEEPRPIFPFLCLTVSGGHTQLVVVKSALEMEIIGQTIDDAAGEAFDKTAKLLGLPYPGGPHLDKLAREGNPTRFPFPVGAMPGYDFSFSGLKTAVLYFLKKETTQNPDFVQQNLADLCASIQHTIIQTLLRQLRRAAADNGLTQIALAGGVAANSGLRQALQDEAAVQGWQVFIPAFQYCTDNAGMVAKTAEFQYQAGDFATQLVSSDPRLKLV, encoded by the coding sequence ATGCATCATCCCACTATTCTGGCAATTGAATCTTCCTGCGACGACACGTCGGCCGCCGTGCTAGTAAACGGCGAAATTCGCGCCAACGTGGTGGCCACGCAGCAGGTGCACGAGCAATATGGCGGTGTGGTGCCCGAGTTGGCCTCGCGCGCCCACCAGCAGCACCTGATTCCGGTCGTGAATGCCGCCCTGCAAAAAGCCGGCGTTGCCCGCCACGACCTCGACGCCATAGCCTTCACCCAGGGCCCCGGCCTGCTGGGCTCGTTGCTGGTGGGCGGCATGTTCGCCAAAACGCTGGCGCTGGCGCTGGGCAAGCCGCTGATTGCCGTAAACCACATGCGGGCCCATATTCTGGCACATTTTATTGAAGAGCCCCGGCCAATATTTCCGTTTCTGTGCCTGACCGTAAGCGGCGGGCACACGCAGCTGGTCGTCGTGAAGTCGGCGCTGGAGATGGAAATCATTGGCCAGACCATTGACGACGCGGCCGGCGAGGCCTTCGACAAAACGGCCAAGCTACTCGGCCTGCCGTATCCGGGCGGCCCCCACCTCGATAAGCTGGCCCGCGAAGGCAACCCCACCCGTTTCCCGTTCCCGGTAGGGGCCATGCCCGGCTACGATTTCAGCTTCAGCGGCCTGAAAACCGCCGTGCTCTACTTCCTGAAAAAGGAAACCACACAGAACCCGGATTTCGTGCAGCAGAATCTCGCCGACCTCTGCGCCAGCATCCAGCACACCATCATCCAGACGCTGCTGCGCCAGTTGCGCCGCGCCGCCGCCGACAACGGCCTGACCCAGATTGCGCTGGCGGGCGGGGTTGCGGCCAACTCTGGTCTGCGCCAAGCGCTGCAGGACGAGGCCGCCGTGCAGGGCTGGCAAGTATTTATTCCGGCCTTCCAGTATTGCACCGACAATGCCGGCATGGTGGCCAAAACCGCCGAGTTTCAGTACCAGGCCGGCGACTTTGCCACTCAGCTCGTTAGTTCCGACCCGCGCCTGAAGCTGGTGTAG
- a CDS encoding fatty acid desaturase family protein codes for MHAPKFAASRSFHQELKRRTNAYFQEAGKATTGDTRLFAKAIILTVAFVAVYVHLVFLTPPTWLALAECALLGLIGSAIGFNVMHDGAHGSFSKKRWVNQFASFTLNVLGGNSFMWNVKHNLIHHMYTNVDGIDDDLDAQPWLRLSSTQPRHRFHRFQHLYFWFFYALLFIAWVFFMDYQKYFKGKVGEMPLKKMTATDQGVFWGFKALHLFLFVALPIYTTGFVAWLLGFMVFTTVVGFTMSIVFQLAHTVEHTAFPMPDEITNKLEDEWAIHQIKTTANFATDSKVISWLVGGLNFQVEHHLFPTISHVHYPALNKIIRQACQEFGVEYNEYPKMRYAVASHVAHLRELGRK; via the coding sequence ATGCACGCACCCAAATTCGCGGCCTCCCGCTCATTCCACCAAGAGTTGAAGCGCCGTACCAACGCTTACTTTCAGGAAGCCGGCAAGGCTACCACCGGTGATACCCGCCTGTTCGCGAAAGCCATAATCCTGACGGTTGCCTTTGTGGCCGTATATGTGCACCTCGTGTTCCTGACGCCGCCTACCTGGCTGGCCCTGGCCGAGTGCGCACTGCTGGGCCTGATTGGCTCGGCCATTGGTTTCAATGTGATGCACGACGGGGCTCACGGCTCATTCAGCAAAAAGCGCTGGGTGAATCAGTTTGCCTCGTTCACGCTGAACGTGCTGGGTGGTAATAGCTTCATGTGGAACGTGAAGCACAACCTCATCCACCACATGTACACCAACGTGGACGGTATCGACGACGACCTGGACGCGCAGCCTTGGCTCCGGTTGAGCTCTACGCAGCCGCGCCACCGCTTCCACCGGTTTCAGCATCTGTACTTCTGGTTTTTCTACGCGCTGCTGTTCATTGCCTGGGTTTTCTTCATGGACTACCAGAAGTATTTCAAAGGCAAAGTAGGGGAGATGCCGCTCAAGAAAATGACGGCTACCGACCAGGGCGTGTTCTGGGGATTCAAGGCGCTGCACCTGTTCCTGTTTGTCGCGTTGCCCATTTATACCACTGGTTTTGTGGCTTGGCTGCTTGGCTTTATGGTATTCACAACGGTAGTAGGCTTCACGATGAGCATTGTGTTTCAGCTGGCGCATACCGTAGAGCACACGGCCTTCCCGATGCCCGATGAAATTACCAACAAGCTCGAAGACGAGTGGGCAATTCACCAGATCAAGACGACGGCCAACTTCGCTACCGATAGCAAAGTCATCAGCTGGCTGGTAGGTGGCCTCAATTTCCAGGTCGAGCATCACCTGTTCCCGACCATCTCGCACGTACACTATCCAGCCCTGAACAAAATCATTCGGCAGGCCTGCCAGGAGTTCGGTGTCGAGTACAACGAGTACCCCAAGATGCGCTATGCGGTGGCTTCGCATGTAGCGCACCTGCGGGAGCTGGGCCGGAAATAA
- a CDS encoding translocation/assembly module TamB domain-containing protein: MPRFVSILLKVLLALVLVVALAVVGALVALRVPSVQTRLAQEAAEILTDKLGQKVIVGRVDVRPFSRVLLEGIRVLDRRGEELFSVGRADADISLFSIFDPSHLHVGKLTLEEPRFALVTYKDQPDSTNLSEFLSAIRRLVGPSDTTKVSKPFDFKINAIGLRNGRFILDDRHKPREPYYGRSMDYAHMQIDSIYADFSQIWLRGDTIHSQIDGLRAVDTPSNTRLRELTANMTYAGKFWEFAGLNLRIGNSQLRNYLRFEYQHFLNFADFNDSVRVVARLDPSRIYSDDIAHFAPQPFMRDLKETVLLSGEAKGYVKNFTTKNLDITYGKNTRVVGNINVEGLPNLKESFVEMRLQPSVIDGRDIRKYIPASGWPYVQRLGIVKLKGQFLGFYNDFVANGSFQTALGSVVSDVNLKFKNDPRYSSYEGDVRTTGFQLGKLLGQENVVRDVTFNGRIQGVGFTPEGARLTANATIQSIWLNGYRYRNITTNGRFSRESFTGKIAANDPSLQFDADGTIDLNKKRQAFDVRARIRRADLRALGLTKQSVVVATTADVKFQGLTLDALIGRIKLRNSRVGYAGRTVLVDTLDVVSERTAAQRRLAVRSEVLNLTATGNFDFTEVIRSTQVLLTEYQLNFESNDAAIADYYRRKRQRTIPEYAIDLDLYLKKPNPMLQLFMPGLRVANYSRIDGSFRNGQTSILQLGGSFDTLVVDSVRTYRTAFEFNTSKLPYRPEVLAQANITSERQVLPGLGRTEGFYVEGVWDQERINFSTALAQTNTTNKAQINGALSFLPDAVQVVFRQSGVNLLGKDWTIAQDNSVIISGKGKEFDIQNLSLSNGAQSVSAQGFISQNSAKQLKLTVKDLELATLTSLTTQNMTGRVNAEGTVSGVYGPLAINSTLTVDSLHFDNVLIGNVQGKSSWDNRASQALVDLDVLRDGSRVVRVAGTLAPNRKDDQLNLTAVLDQAPVKLAEPFLKTLFRDLGGTAVGTLRLAGRFSQPHLTGTIDVSDGQLTFIYLGTTYTFADRIRFTDDRIALRDIKVKDPLGNSGTVNGDIFHDGFKNMRLALEASFRKLLVLNTTRKDNELYFGTAYATGTARVNGPSDNLVVNVQAKSEPGTRLSLPLDNAARAEKASYIRFVNRNLTDTARTPIPVGVQEKVDLSGIRLNMNLEVTPDAYVEILLDESTGDVIRGTAAGRLRLNIDTRGDFNMFGQIEIVRGAYNFTLQGLVNKEFVVRPGGTISWNGDPLAGEMNVTAAYTQRTSLSPILASNSAVVPVTAVMNLTGPLLLPVIKLNLEFNDIPSSLEGDLVPFLSSLRNDEQELSRQVFSLVVFKQLAPAASLSSITSFQGQNNAFGNSLGQIISTQLGALTSQLDPNLEISFNFNGISAEQLQALQVRLSYSFLNGRLRVTRDGGFNNGVVTDATTGVTTSVNNNASIIGDLSLEYYLRADGKFRAKLRYETTPRDLIGLSNGQNQARAGVSLVHTEQFDSLGELFARKHLRRRELNARKAREVLNVDDDPRTNM; the protein is encoded by the coding sequence GTGCCACGTTTCGTTTCCATTCTGCTGAAAGTGCTGCTGGCCCTGGTGCTGGTAGTGGCCCTGGCGGTGGTGGGCGCACTGGTGGCCTTGCGCGTGCCCAGCGTACAAACGCGCCTGGCCCAGGAAGCCGCCGAAATCCTGACCGATAAGCTGGGCCAGAAGGTGATAGTGGGCCGGGTAGATGTGCGGCCTTTCTCGCGGGTACTGCTAGAAGGCATCCGGGTGCTAGACCGGCGCGGCGAGGAACTGTTCAGCGTAGGCCGGGCTGATGCCGATATCAGCCTGTTCAGCATCTTCGACCCCAGCCACCTGCACGTAGGCAAGCTCACGCTGGAAGAGCCGCGCTTTGCACTGGTGACATACAAGGACCAGCCCGATTCCACGAACCTGTCGGAGTTTCTGAGCGCCATCCGCCGGCTGGTGGGGCCTTCTGACACCACGAAGGTCAGCAAGCCCTTCGACTTCAAAATCAACGCTATTGGCCTGCGCAATGGGCGCTTCATCCTCGACGACCGGCACAAGCCGCGGGAGCCGTACTACGGCCGCTCGATGGATTACGCCCACATGCAGATTGACAGCATCTATGCCGATTTCTCACAAATCTGGCTGCGCGGCGACACCATTCACTCCCAAATTGACGGGCTGCGGGCTGTGGACACACCATCCAATACCCGCCTGCGCGAGCTGACGGCCAACATGACCTATGCGGGCAAGTTCTGGGAATTTGCGGGCCTGAACCTGCGAATCGGCAACAGCCAGTTGCGCAACTATCTGCGCTTCGAGTATCAGCACTTCCTCAATTTCGCCGACTTCAACGACTCGGTGCGAGTAGTGGCGCGGCTGGATCCGTCGCGCATCTATTCCGACGATATTGCGCATTTCGCACCGCAGCCATTCATGCGCGACCTAAAGGAGACCGTGCTGCTTTCGGGCGAGGCCAAGGGCTATGTGAAGAACTTCACGACCAAAAACCTCGACATTACCTACGGCAAAAACACGCGCGTCGTGGGCAACATCAACGTGGAAGGGTTGCCCAACCTGAAGGAAAGCTTCGTAGAAATGCGCCTGCAGCCCTCCGTGATTGATGGCCGCGACATCCGCAAATACATTCCGGCATCGGGCTGGCCCTACGTGCAGCGGCTGGGCATCGTGAAGCTGAAAGGGCAGTTTCTGGGCTTCTACAACGACTTTGTAGCCAATGGCTCGTTCCAGACCGCGCTGGGTTCGGTGGTATCCGACGTCAACCTGAAATTCAAGAACGACCCGCGCTACTCGTCCTATGAAGGCGACGTGCGCACCACCGGCTTTCAGCTGGGCAAGCTGCTGGGCCAGGAGAATGTGGTGCGCGACGTGACGTTTAATGGCCGGATACAGGGCGTAGGATTCACGCCGGAAGGCGCCCGCCTAACAGCCAATGCCACCATACAGAGTATCTGGCTGAACGGCTACCGCTACCGCAACATCACGACCAACGGCCGCTTCAGCCGGGAGTCATTTACGGGCAAAATTGCCGCCAACGACCCTAGCCTGCAGTTCGATGCGGATGGTACCATCGACCTGAACAAAAAGCGCCAGGCGTTTGACGTGCGGGCCCGCATCCGCCGCGCCGACCTACGGGCGCTGGGCCTAACGAAACAGAGCGTGGTAGTAGCCACCACCGCCGATGTGAAGTTTCAGGGCCTGACCCTGGACGCGCTGATTGGCCGCATCAAGCTGCGCAACTCGCGCGTAGGCTATGCCGGCCGCACTGTGCTGGTGGATACGCTGGACGTGGTGAGTGAGCGGACAGCAGCTCAGCGCCGACTGGCCGTACGCTCGGAGGTACTCAACCTGACGGCCACCGGCAACTTCGATTTCACGGAGGTAATCCGGAGCACGCAGGTGCTGCTGACCGAGTACCAACTCAACTTCGAGAGCAACGACGCGGCTATTGCCGACTATTACCGCCGCAAGCGGCAGCGGACTATTCCGGAGTACGCCATCGACCTGGACCTGTATCTGAAAAAGCCTAATCCGATGCTGCAGCTCTTTATGCCAGGGCTGCGGGTAGCGAACTACTCGCGCATCGACGGCTCGTTCCGAAACGGGCAAACGTCCATTCTACAGCTCGGCGGCAGCTTCGATACGCTGGTAGTAGACAGCGTGCGTACCTACCGCACGGCCTTCGAATTCAACACGTCGAAACTGCCCTACCGGCCCGAAGTGCTGGCGCAGGCCAACATTACGTCGGAGCGGCAGGTGCTGCCGGGGCTGGGCCGCACCGAAGGTTTCTACGTGGAAGGCGTGTGGGACCAGGAGCGCATCAACTTCTCAACGGCGCTGGCCCAGACTAATACTACTAATAAAGCCCAGATTAACGGCGCGCTTTCCTTCCTGCCCGATGCGGTGCAGGTGGTATTCCGGCAATCGGGTGTGAACCTGCTGGGCAAGGACTGGACGATTGCACAGGACAATTCCGTCATTATTTCGGGCAAAGGCAAGGAATTCGACATTCAGAACCTGAGCCTAAGCAATGGAGCGCAAAGTGTAAGTGCACAAGGATTTATCTCCCAAAATTCTGCCAAGCAGCTAAAGCTGACGGTGAAAGACCTGGAGCTAGCGACCCTTACTTCGCTCACTACCCAGAACATGACGGGCCGCGTGAATGCCGAAGGCACCGTGAGTGGCGTGTACGGGCCGCTGGCCATCAACTCCACACTCACCGTCGATTCGCTACACTTTGATAATGTCCTGATTGGCAACGTGCAGGGCAAAAGCAGCTGGGACAACCGGGCCAGCCAGGCACTGGTAGACTTGGATGTGCTGCGCGACGGCAGCCGCGTGGTGCGGGTGGCAGGCACGCTGGCCCCCAACCGCAAGGACGACCAACTCAACCTGACGGCCGTGCTCGATCAGGCTCCGGTGAAACTGGCTGAACCGTTCCTCAAAACCCTGTTTCGCGACTTGGGCGGCACGGCCGTCGGGACGTTGCGGCTGGCAGGGCGCTTCAGTCAGCCGCACCTCACGGGCACCATTGATGTGAGTGACGGACAGCTCACGTTTATCTATCTGGGTACCACCTACACCTTTGCCGACCGGATCCGGTTTACGGACGACCGGATTGCGCTGCGCGACATCAAGGTGAAGGACCCGCTGGGCAATTCTGGTACCGTCAACGGTGACATTTTCCACGACGGGTTCAAGAACATGCGGCTGGCACTGGAGGCCTCGTTTCGCAAACTCCTGGTTCTCAATACCACCCGCAAAGACAACGAGCTGTACTTCGGTACGGCCTATGCTACCGGCACAGCCCGTGTGAATGGCCCCTCTGACAACTTGGTAGTGAATGTGCAGGCTAAATCGGAGCCCGGCACACGCCTTTCGCTGCCACTCGATAATGCCGCCCGCGCCGAGAAAGCCAGCTACATCCGTTTCGTCAACCGCAACCTCACCGACACTGCGCGCACGCCTATTCCGGTAGGGGTGCAGGAAAAAGTAGACCTCTCGGGCATCCGGCTGAATATGAACCTGGAAGTGACGCCCGATGCCTATGTGGAGATTCTGCTCGATGAAAGCACCGGCGACGTTATCCGGGGTACGGCGGCGGGCCGGCTCCGTCTCAACATCGACACCCGCGGCGACTTCAACATGTTCGGGCAGATTGAGATTGTGCGGGGCGCCTATAATTTCACGCTGCAGGGCCTCGTCAACAAGGAATTTGTGGTGCGACCGGGCGGTACTATTTCCTGGAACGGCGACCCGCTGGCCGGCGAAATGAACGTGACGGCAGCCTACACCCAGCGCACGTCCCTCTCCCCTATCCTGGCCAGCAACAGCGCCGTTGTACCCGTCACGGCCGTTATGAACCTAACCGGTCCGCTGCTACTACCGGTTATCAAGCTGAATCTGGAGTTCAACGACATTCCATCGTCGCTGGAAGGCGACTTGGTACCGTTTCTGTCGTCGTTGCGGAACGATGAGCAGGAACTGAGCCGGCAGGTGTTCAGCCTCGTGGTATTTAAGCAGTTGGCTCCTGCCGCTTCATTGTCATCGATTACCTCGTTTCAGGGTCAGAACAACGCGTTTGGCAACAGCCTGGGCCAGATTATCAGCACCCAGCTCGGCGCTCTTACTTCGCAGCTCGACCCCAATCTGGAAATCAGCTTCAATTTCAACGGTATCTCGGCCGAGCAGCTCCAGGCGCTGCAGGTGCGCCTGAGCTACTCCTTTCTGAATGGCCGGCTGCGCGTAACGCGGGATGGCGGCTTCAATAACGGGGTCGTGACGGATGCCACCACGGGCGTCACGACGTCTGTGAACAACAACGCGTCCATCATCGGCGACCTAAGCCTAGAGTACTACCTGCGAGCCGACGGCAAGTTCCGGGCAAAGCTGCGCTACGAAACGACTCCGCGCGACCTGATTGGGTTGAGCAACGGCCAAAACCAGGCCCGTGCCGGCGTTTCGCTGGTACACACGGAGCAGTTCGACTCGTTGGGCGAGCTATTCGCCCGCAAGCACCTGCGCCGCCGCGAGCTGAACGCCCGCAAAGCCCGCGAAGTCCTGAACGTAGATGATGACCCCCGGACGAATATGTGA
- a CDS encoding DUF3298 and DUF4163 domain-containing protein — protein MSFISAFPRASARVSALLLSSWLVACQSNSDSQSGAATTPADKPDSQSAASVARDSPGAWYRQYRGVLPGSPDSITLQLQAWPRTSSGDSESTGLAANYAGPDGHTFELYGGTSTASDSIKLTDSTPEHAGPDYATSIAWRLKLQGTELLGTVGGRPVRLRQVQPAGSMQLNSRYFIDSVAAFPELPGTPYAHQRMLAVLPVGGTSATAQATLRDNLLRGLRDDTVDTKAVPQLEELWSQQKQRYTTDYRQDAAASKPAPGDTTSPEFGIGLRYDEQQLMHVLWNQAPLLSIGYYNYSYTGGAHGLYGTTVATFDTRTGRRLRYDDIFRAGTKAQLTTLLDNAARRTFRLAPNAPLDKTLFVKQMPVTRNVFLTSGGATFIYTPYEVASYAQGEIRLFVPLSELQPLLKSGLPVPSGGEVTRP, from the coding sequence ATGAGTTTCATTTCTGCCTTCCCCAGAGCTTCGGCCCGAGTTTCGGCGCTACTGCTGAGTAGTTGGCTGGTAGCTTGCCAGTCCAACTCCGATTCCCAATCTGGCGCTGCCACTACACCAGCGGACAAACCGGACAGTCAGTCTGCAGCAAGTGTGGCCCGTGACTCGCCGGGTGCGTGGTATCGGCAGTACCGGGGCGTGCTGCCCGGCAGTCCCGACAGTATCACATTGCAGCTGCAGGCGTGGCCTCGGACCAGCAGCGGAGACTCAGAATCGACGGGCCTGGCCGCCAACTACGCCGGCCCCGATGGCCATACGTTTGAGCTTTACGGCGGAACCAGTACAGCTTCTGATAGTATCAAGCTCACCGACAGCACCCCTGAACACGCCGGCCCTGACTATGCCACTAGTATTGCGTGGCGGCTCAAGCTGCAGGGCACTGAATTGCTGGGAACGGTAGGCGGCCGGCCCGTACGGCTGCGCCAGGTACAGCCAGCTGGCAGCATGCAGCTGAATTCGCGCTATTTCATCGATTCGGTAGCGGCCTTCCCCGAGCTACCAGGCACACCCTATGCACACCAGCGTATGCTGGCCGTGTTGCCTGTAGGTGGCACGTCGGCCACGGCTCAGGCTACGTTGCGCGACAACCTGTTGCGTGGCCTCCGCGACGATACCGTAGACACCAAGGCAGTACCGCAACTGGAGGAGCTATGGAGCCAGCAGAAGCAGCGCTACACCACCGATTACCGCCAAGATGCTGCCGCCAGTAAACCCGCGCCCGGCGACACGACTTCGCCAGAATTTGGTATCGGGCTTCGTTATGATGAGCAGCAGCTCATGCATGTCCTCTGGAACCAGGCTCCGTTGCTTAGCATTGGCTATTACAACTACAGCTATACCGGCGGTGCGCACGGCCTGTACGGTACCACAGTCGCCACCTTTGATACCCGCACGGGCCGCCGCCTTCGCTACGACGACATTTTCCGGGCTGGCACCAAAGCACAGCTCACTACGCTGCTCGATAATGCCGCCCGTCGCACTTTCCGGTTGGCCCCCAATGCCCCGCTGGATAAGACATTGTTCGTGAAGCAAATGCCTGTTACTCGCAACGTGTTCCTGACCAGCGGCGGCGCTACGTTCATCTATACTCCCTACGAAGTAGCCTCCTACGCGCAGGGCGAAATCCGTTTGTTCGTGCCGCTGTCGGAACTGCAGCCACTGTTAAAGTCTGGCCTGCCCGTGCCCAGTGGGGGAGAGGTGACGCGGCCGTAG
- a CDS encoding HNH endonuclease, giving the protein MDQKVLVLNGDYTAITLCSVQKAFVLLFLDKAEMIARSENGVLRTVSTTYPKPSIIRLQRYVRVPYKGIALSRHNIMKRDHFECQYCGSTKNLTLDHVLPRSRGGDSSWGNLLTACARCNHAKGHRTPQEAGLTIRQHPKKPTLSGFLKLSAGTIDQNWHAYLNH; this is encoded by the coding sequence ATGGATCAAAAAGTCTTAGTCCTTAATGGCGACTATACCGCCATTACGTTGTGCAGTGTACAGAAAGCTTTCGTGCTGCTGTTTCTCGACAAAGCCGAGATGATAGCCCGCTCAGAAAACGGCGTTTTGCGCACCGTTAGCACAACGTATCCTAAGCCCAGCATCATCCGGCTGCAGCGCTACGTGCGCGTGCCCTACAAAGGCATTGCCCTGAGCCGCCACAACATTATGAAGCGGGACCATTTTGAGTGCCAGTATTGCGGCTCCACCAAAAACCTGACCCTGGACCACGTGCTACCCCGCTCCCGTGGCGGCGACAGTAGCTGGGGCAACCTGCTGACGGCTTGTGCCCGCTGCAACCATGCCAAAGGGCACCGCACCCCGCAGGAGGCCGGCCTCACGATAAGGCAACACCCCAAAAAGCCCACCTTATCGGGCTTTCTGAAGCTGAGTGCTGGCACTATAGACCAAAACTGGCACGCCTATCTTAACCACTGA
- a CDS encoding C40 family peptidase, with the protein MEHGICALSVVPVRAEPTDKAEIITQLIFGECYSILLVQGQWIQVKTAADQYVGWMDVKQHTPVSSEYMAAWQAQDHPRTLDVVQIVSCPNTRIPVQLGSRLPFFDGMTLRLGEQQLFYNGAATNPQNGHGPHGPVDQRLRLLQKMALTYLKAPYLWGGKSLFGIDCSGLMQQLYGLIGVQLPRDARQQIDLGQPVHFVAQTLPGDLAFFDNADGNIVHVGLLLEDQQILHASGEVRIDPLDHNGIFNRDRQKYTHKLRLIKRILAED; encoded by the coding sequence TTGGAACACGGAATCTGCGCCCTGAGTGTTGTGCCGGTGCGCGCTGAGCCTACTGATAAGGCTGAAATTATTACGCAGCTCATTTTTGGTGAGTGCTACTCCATTTTGCTTGTGCAGGGCCAGTGGATTCAGGTAAAAACCGCTGCCGACCAGTACGTGGGCTGGATGGATGTGAAGCAGCACACGCCTGTGAGCAGCGAGTACATGGCGGCGTGGCAGGCGCAGGACCACCCGCGCACCCTCGATGTGGTGCAGATAGTGAGCTGCCCCAACACGCGTATTCCGGTGCAGCTGGGCTCCCGGCTGCCGTTTTTTGATGGCATGACGCTGCGCCTGGGTGAACAGCAATTATTTTACAACGGCGCCGCTACCAACCCCCAGAACGGCCACGGCCCGCACGGCCCCGTAGACCAGCGGCTGCGGCTGTTGCAGAAAATGGCCCTGACGTACCTGAAAGCACCCTACCTGTGGGGTGGCAAAAGCCTGTTTGGTATTGATTGCTCGGGGCTGATGCAGCAGCTATACGGGCTGATTGGGGTGCAGCTGCCGCGCGATGCCCGCCAGCAGATTGATCTGGGTCAGCCAGTACATTTCGTGGCCCAGACGCTGCCCGGCGACTTGGCTTTCTTCGACAATGCAGATGGCAACATCGTGCACGTAGGGCTACTACTCGAGGACCAGCAGATTCTGCACGCCAGCGGCGAAGTCCGGATTGATCCGCTCGACCACAACGGCATTTTCAACCGCGACCGGCAGAAGTACACCCACAAGCTGCGGCTCATCAAGCGGATTCTGGCCGAGGACTAA